DNA from Agathobaculum sp. NTUH-O15-33:
TGGGATTCCTTTTTCTGCGGAAAAAGCCACGGCGGTTGCAGCATGCCACCGGCATGTTGCTAAAAGCCGCCTTTCGAATCGCACCTCTCCAAAAAAATGGCGGAGAGGGTGGGATTCGAACCCACGCGCCCTTTCGGACAAACGGTTTTCAAGACCGCCTCGTTATGACCGCTTCGATACCTCTCCGTATCATTGCCCGATAAGCAATAATAATTATACTACCAAAACGAGGCGGTGTCAATCCTTTTCCATATCTGCGTGAGTTTTTCCTGCTTAGCGGACTTTATCCGCCCATTCGCCTTCCTTAAAGCCCACACAAACAAAATCATCCGCTACAAGCAGCGGACGCTTAACCAGCATCCCATCGGTCGCAAGCAGCGCGTACTGCTCATCTTCCGACATCTCCGGCAGGCGGTTTTTCAGATCGAGCTCCTTATATTTCAAGCCGCTCGTGTTGAAAAAACGGCGCAGCGGCAACCCGCTCTTCGCATGCCAAGCGCGCAGCTCGTCCTCGTTGGGGCGATCCTGCTTGATATCGCGAACCGTAATTTCAGCCCCCTGCGCCTCCAGCCAGTTCTGCGCTTTTTTGCAGGTAGAGCAATTTGGATAACAAACAAACAGCATCAGTTTTCACTCCTCTGTAAGCGGTGCGTCCATGTTTTTCGTAGCGGCGCGGGGGCGGGTGAGCATGGCCAATTCGGCCAGCAGCATAATGCAGCCCGCGGCGGCCAGAATGCTTCTGGTAAGCGTTTTCGCATCCCACGCGACCGCGCGCATGCCCATCAGGTAAGCAATGCAGTAGCCGCCCAGATCAGAGAAAACGACGGTCACAGCCAGCGCGCTGAAAAAGCCAAGTTGTGCCGGACGCGGCTTGGCAAACAGCAGCCGAGCGAGATGGTAAAAGCCGAGCACCAGCAAAATGTCCGCGATCAAACCGACGGCAAAGGACGGCAGCTTGGGGTCGACACAGGTCATACGGTAAGTGACGAGCAGATGCAGACAGCTCCAGATCAGCGGAGCCAGCGTCAGCTTGGCCTGTCCTTCGGTGATGGTGTCCGTATTCTGCGCTTTGCACAGGCCGATCAGGCAAATGCCGGCTACCACCGTGATCACGGCGTAGATCGATTCTAGCACACGCGCCCAAACCGCGGCGTCCAGCTCTACCGTTGTGACGGTTAAGAACAAATAGTATGCGCCGCCCGCAATCAGTAGCATGCCCGCGATCACCGCGGCCATACGGAAACCGGTGGAGCGGGTGCCTAGCAGCGTTTCAAACGGCGTATCGCGCTCCGCCTTGAGCGGCATGGCACATACCGCGTAAAGCACCGCGGCAACGGCAAACAGCGCCAGCAGCGCGTACAGCAGCTTATTGCCGGGTATAGGCAGGCCGGTATTCAACTCAAACCCGCCCAGCAGGTGCGCGGTACGCAGGGCGACGCCCGGTATACAAAGGCCCACCGCCAGATACGGCAGCACTTTTGATCGATTCATGGTTGTATTCCCTCCAGAAAAAACGCTTACTGATAAGCGAATGCTATACCATTATAGCAC
Protein-coding regions in this window:
- a CDS encoding arsenate reductase family protein, with translation MLFVCYPNCSTCKKAQNWLEAQGAEITVRDIKQDRPNEDELRAWHAKSGLPLRRFFNTSGLKYKELDLKNRLPEMSEDEQYALLATDGMLVKRPLLVADDFVCVGFKEGEWADKVR